A window from Ciconia boyciana chromosome 21, ASM3463844v1, whole genome shotgun sequence encodes these proteins:
- the COL16A1 gene encoding collagen alpha-1(XVI) chain isoform X7 yields the protein MRGLWALALVWLISACEGKELPPAEGEPCPQLWDEDLVGDKYKNVTGFNLIKRFDLLKISSIKKVRNPRGPVVLRLGAVPLVQPTQQVFPHGLPPAFTLVLTLLLKKNSTGEHWYLFQVTDRQGYPQLSLAVHGPEKSLEFQARAPGATFVSAVFAGKAVASLFDGRWHKVAVAVQSRAISVHLDCTSISSKPLGPRRALAPEGNAFLGLDAVRGTPVRFDIQQAQIYCDAELARQEGCCEISASGCLVEVPKTRRQAELMQSSNLIEMSPQPEGRVYTRCFCLEEPLGAEPARTSGRTGLKGDHGEKCLPCSPQTASANVTLGPLGPKGGKGERGLPGTAGSKGEKGDRGADCVRTHPGGPVQCAEGPRGEKGQRGEVGLPGAAGADGQKGQKGEKGDGGLQGKPGRPGRDGRPGEICVVGPKGQKGDPGLVGPEGLAGEPGPPGKPGSPGIGFPGKPGDPGGPPGPKGEKGSSGAPGPGGSPGTPGPPGVLGPKGDKGEPCEVCPTVSEGMLGATGLPGKPGPRGVPGAPGKDGVSDRPGPMGPKGDRGDPGIHGIKGEKGDSCLSCDARVLAALLRGPAEGLEGEPAPLQPGMPGEAGLPGLAGIKGEKGDGGQEGPTGRPGLPGDKGDPGVRGLKGEKGEPCGQCSPTPQALEGAATVLAVPGPPGERGQGGPPGKAGRPGDAGQKGQKGDAGSPGDPGTPGMAGLPGLSGEPGISGPAGPKGEKGDACEPSPAPRGDFSDVAGIPGKPGAKGDQGPPGIGQPGRPGKPGLPGVQGPAGLKGLQGEPGPRGIGQPGPQGEPGSTGPPGTPGPPGPQGPPGMAAEKGAKGPPGPKGAVGPPGPPGTSVTGPPGPEGQRGLPGVPGSSGQPGEKGAQGEKGDPGDCACLPGSRQDPSYAGMPGAPGLWTGMSWQPQPGPQGPPGAPGPPGPPGAPGRQGMPGHNGLPGLPGPAGDLGPLAVMAERNIKVLKTLCGDCVQLQAAFEAPSGIKGEKEDGGMPGAPGSEGCARCFAQFPRAEEARGDSPDLDCAGDPGLPGAPGIPGERGEQGSPGLRGPPGPPGPIGPPGFPGTPGTPGLPGLQGERGPAGLAGAKGEPGPPGQPGYPGATGPPGLPGIKGERGYVGPPGEKGELGPPGLDGLPGPTGPAGPRGERGLPGSAGEKGDQGFQGQPGFPGPPGPPGFPGKVGPAGPPGPTAEKGSEGMRGPTGMPGPPGPPGPPGIQGPAGLEGLDGKDGKPGLRGDPGPPGPPGMMGPPGFKGKTGHPGLPGPKGDCGKPGPPGSTGRPGAEGDPGPMGPQGRQGPPGLIGPPGTPGQPGPAGLAGVGLKGERGSVGERGLPGMPGEPGPPGHPGPPGEQGPDGPIGKEGPPGKPGIAGPAGQKGEAGSPGERGYPGEKGRAGMPGGPGKSGSMGLVGPRGPAGERGPPGSPGPAGSPGLPGPPGMMGDVVNYDEIKRFIQQELSKMFDERMAYYTSRMHFPVEMVASPGRPGPPGKDGLPGRPGPPGSPGMPGQIGREGRQGVPGMRGEPGAKGEKGEKGVGVMGDSGPPGPPGPQGPPGYGKMGPPGPVGQQGIPGIPGPPGATGQPGKTGHCSPAECLGAVPLEQPLFQPKNVKGPFG from the exons ATGAGGGGTCTCTGGGCCCTCGCGCTCGTGTGGCTCATCAGTGCCTGCGAGGGGAAGGAGCTGCCGCCGGCAGAAG GGGAGCCGTGCCCGCAGCTCTGGGACGAGGATCTGGTCGGGGACAAGTATAAGAACGTAACGG GTTTTAACCTGATTAAAAGGTTCGACCTGCTGAAGATCTCCTCCATCAAGAAAGTCCGCAACCCAAGGGGGCCGGTGGTGCTGCGGCTGGGCGCCGTGCCGCTGGTCCAGCCCACACA GCAGGTGTTTCCCCACGGGCTGCCTCCTGCTTTCACCCTCGTCCTCACCTTGCTGCTGAAGAAGAACAGCACCGGGGAGCACTGGTACCTCTTCCAGGTCACCGATCGGCAGGGCTACCCCCAG CTCTCCCTGGCCGTGCACGGCCCCGAGAAGAGCCTGGAGTTTCAGGCCAGGGCACCGGGAGCCACGTTCGTCAGCGCCGTCTTCGCGGGGAAGGCTGTGGCGTCCCTCTTTGACGGGCGGTGGCACAAGGTGGCGGTGGCCGTGCAGAGCCGTGCCATCTCCGTCCACCTCGACTGCACCTCCATCTCCTCCAAGCCGCTGGGACCCCGGCGGGCGCTGGCCCCGGAGGGCAACGCCTTCCTGGGGCTGGATGCCGTGCGCGGCACCCCGGTCCGG TTTGACATCCAGCAAGCCCAGATCTACTGTGATGCCGAGCTGGCCAGGCAGGAGGGGTGCTGTGAGATCTCGGCCAGCGGG TGCCTTGTGGAAGTGCCCAAGACCCGTCGGCAAGCAGAGCTGATGCAGAGCAGCAACCTCATCGAGATGTCGCCGCAGCCCGAGGGCCGGGTGTACACCCGCTGCTTCTGCCTGGAGGAGCCGCTGGGCGCG GAGCCGGCGAGGACCTCGGGGAGGACTGGCCTGAAGGGAGATCACGGGGAGAAG tgcctgccctgctcGCCGCAGACGGCTTCGGCAAAC GTCACGCTCGGTCCCCTGGGTCCAAAG GGCGGGAAGGGCGAGCGTGGGCTGCCTGGCACTGCTGGCAGCAAGGGGGAGAAAGGCGACCGT GGTGCTGACTGCGTGCGCACCCACCCCGGTGGCCCCGTGCAG tgtGCCGAGGGGCCGCGGGGCGAGAAGGGGCAGCGCGGAGAGGTG GGGCTCCCGGGGGCAGCCGGCGCTGACGGGCAGAAG GGTCAGAAGGGTGAGAAGGGCGACGGGGGACTGCAGGGCAAGCCGGGGCGCCCGGGGCGTGAT GGCCGGCCCGGAGAGATTTGCGTGGTGGGCCCCAAAGGCCAGAAG GGTGACCCTGGCCTCGTGGGACCCGAAGGGCTGGCCGGCGAGCCGGGGCCCCCGGGGAAGCCAGGCTCTCCGGGGATCGGCTTTCCAGGGAAGCCG gGCGACCCTGGTGGCCCCCCGGGTCCGAAGGGGGAAAAG GGCAGCTCGGGAGCTCCTGGACCCGGAGGATCGCCTGGGACGCCC ggaccccccggCGTCCTGGGGCCGAAAGGAGACAAG GGCGAGCCCTGCGAGGTCTGTCCCACTGTCTCCGAGGGGATGCTCGGTGCCACCGGGCTGCCCGGCAAGCCGGGACCCAGGGGAGTGCCCGGAGCACCCGGCAAGGATGGGGTCTCG gacaGACCCGGCCCCATGGGACCCAAAGGGGACAGG GGAGATCCCGGCATCCACGGGATAAAAGGGGAGAAG GGGGACTCCTGCCTGTCCTGCGATGCCCGCGTCCTCGCCGCGCTACTGCGGGGTCCCGCCGAGGGGCTTGAGGGTGAGCCGGCACCGCTGCAGCCGGGGATGCCG GGCGAAGCGGGGCTCCCTGGGCTGGCTGGCATCAAGGGCGAGAAG GGGGATGGCGGCCAGGAGGGACCCACGGGCAGACCA GGGCTCCCGGGAGACAAAGGCGATCCAGGAGTGCGGGGGCTCAAAGGAGAGAAG GGCGAGCCGTGCGGGCAGTGCTCTCCCACGCCACAGGCCCTTGAAGGGGCAGCGACGGTGTTGGCCGTGCCTGGACCGCCGGGGGAGAGGGGCCAGGGCGGCCCCCCGGGCAAGGCG GGCAGACCTGGTGACGCTGGCCAGAAGGGACAGaag GGGGACGCAGGCAGCCCcggggacccaggcaccccGGGCATGGCCGGTCTCCCGGGGCTGTCGGGTGAGCCCGGAATCAGCGGTCCGGCTGGCCCCAAAGGCGAGAAG GGAGACGCCTGCGAGCCCAGTCCCGCTCCGCGTGGGGACTTCTCGGATGTGGCCGGCATCCCGGGAAAACCCGGGGCCAAAGGCGACCAGGGCCCCCCGGGCATCGGCCAGCCGGGCAGACCT GGGAAGCCGGGACTGCCGGGGGTTCAGGGTCCTGCCGGGCTGAAGGGGCTGCAG GGCGAGCCGGGACCGCGGGGGATCGGCCAGCCCGGACCGCAG GGAGAGCCCGGGAGCACCGGACCACCCGGGACACCC ggcccccccggaccccagggacccccggggaTGGCAGCAGAGAAAGGTGCCAAG GGACCTCCGGGGCCCAAAGGTGCTGTGGGACCCCCTGGGCCACCAGGAACCAGTGTCACAGGGCCACCG GGCCCTGAAGGGCAGCGGGGGCTCCCCGGGGTGCCCGGGTCCAGCGGGCAGCCG GGGGAGAAGGGTGCCCAGGGCGAGAAG ggAGACCCCGGGGACTGCGCCTGTCTGCCCGGCTCCCGCCAGGACCCCAGCTACGCCGGGATGCCG ggagccccaggaCTGTGGACCGGGATGTCCTGGCAGCCGCAGCCGGGCCCGCAG GGTCCCCCCGGggctcccggcccccccggcccccccggtGCCCCAGGCCGCCAG GGGATGCCAGGACACAACGGTTTACCGGGACTGCCTGGACCGGCCGGAGACCTG GGGCCGCTGGCCGTCATGGCCGAGAGGAACATCAAGGTGCTGAAG ACCCTCTGCGGGGACTGCgtccagctgcaggcagccttcGAAGCACCCAGCGGCATcaagggggagaaggaggacGGGGGCATGCCGGGAGCCCCCGGCAGCGAGGGCTGTGCCCGC TGCTTTGCCCAGTTTCCGAGAGCGGAGGAGGCTCGG GGTGACAGCCCTGACCTGGACTGCGCGGGTGACCCTGGGCTGCCGGGTGCCCCAGGCATCCCCGGCGAGAGAGGCGAGCAG GGCTCACCAGGActgcggggacccccggggccaCCCGGGCCCATC GGCCCCCCAGGCTTTCCTGGAACGCCTGGCACACCCGGACTGCCC GGTCTCCAGGGGGAACGCGGCCCCGCTGGGCTTGCCGGAGCCAAAGGGGAGCCG GGCCCTCCAGGGCAGCCCGGCTACCCCGGAGCGACGGGTCCCCCCGGCCTTCCC ggcaTCAAAGGCGAGCGAGGCTACGTGGGTCCCCCCGGGGAGAAGGGGGAACTG ggacccccaggttTGGACGGCCTCCCCGGTCCCACGGGACCAGCG GGGCCGAGGGGCGAGCGCGGGCTCCCGGGCAGCGCTGGCGAGAAGGGGGACCAG GGTTTCCAGGGCCAGCCCGGCTTCCCGGGGCCACCG GGGCCCCCTGGCTTCCCGGGGAAGGTCGGTCCGGCCGGGCCACCGGGGCCCACAGCTGAGAAG GGCAGCGAGGGCATGCGTGGGCCCACGGGGATGCCAGGGCCCCCCGGACCTCCCGGACCTCCGGGCATCCAG GGCCCTGCTGGCTTGGAAGGACTGGATGGCAAGGATGGCAAGCCAGGGCTGCGG GGTGACCCCGGCCCCCCTGGGCCACCAGGGATGATGGGTCCTCCG ggCTTCAAGGGGAAGACGGGGCACCCAGGTCTCCCGGGACCGAAG GGTGACTGCGGCAAACCCGGCCCCCCGGGGAGCACGGGCCGGCCGGGAGCAGAG GGTGACCCCGGACCCATGGGACCCCAAGGCcggcagggacccccagggctcATC ggcccccctgGCACCCCGGGGCAACCGGGTCCCGCTGGCCTCGCTGGAGTG GGGCTGAAGGGTGAGCGGGGCTCTGTGGGGGAGCGAGGTCTGCCAGGGATGCCAGGAGAGCCGGGACCCCCAGGCCACCCGGGACCACCG ggggagcagggaccAGATGGACCCATCGGTAAAGAG ggccccccaggaAAACCTGGCATCGCCGGACCGGCTGGCCAGAAG GGCGAAGCTGGATCCCCCGGCGAGAGAGGCTACCCCGGGGagaagggcagagctggcatgcccggggggccggggaaGAGTGGCTCCATGGGCCTCGTGGGGCCACGGGGGCCCGCAGGAGAGAGGGGCCCCCCCGGCTCGCCGGGACctgcgggcagccccgggctgccgggacccccggggatGATG GGAGACGTGGTGAATTACGACGAGATCAAGAGGTTCAtccagcaggagctgagcaagATGTTTGACG AGCGGATGGCATACTACACCTCCCGGATGCACTTCCCGGTGGAGATGGTGGCATCCCCAGGGAGACCCGGTCCCCCAGGGAAGGACGGGCTCCCCGGCCGACCGGGACCCCCCGGCTCCCCAGGGATGCCGGGGCAGATCGGCAGAGAGGGGCGGCAGGGTGTGCCAGGCATGCGGG GTGAGCCGGGCGccaaaggagagaaaggggagaaaggtgtgggggtgatgggggacagcggccccccgggacccccag GTCCCCAAGGGCCACCAGGCTACGGGAAGATGGGCCCCCCGGGCCCCGTGGGACAGCAGGGCATCCCCGGCATCCCCGGCCCCCCGGGTGCCACGGGGCAGCCGGGCAAGACGGGGCACTGCAGCCCGGCGGAGTGCCTGGGTGCTGTGCCCCTGGAGCAGCCCCTCTTCCAGCCCAAAAACGTCAAGGGTCCCTTCGGCTGA